Part of the Nicotiana tabacum cultivar K326 chromosome 20, ASM71507v2, whole genome shotgun sequence genome, ctgtgaaagtgagagtgcaacacaaagccaagagagaaaatacaattacaagaaaaatgtttcttgttcttctaatttgaattgagatttttgagaaaaatttcagcacaagtttttcgttcaatttgttcgcgggtttcattgatcaaagagttgatagcaaggatcagtctcggtgtagatacgcatagagtcttcgcactatcgaagaatttgaaacgagactttcttcaccaggtacgtcttagatccgatctattgacatgtaaataaatttttaaacacAAAAAGATTTGTCTAaaattgttattgtcttccgctgcgtgttacgaacacctatacgcaATCCTTCAAATATTCCTTTAAATTTTAATGTAGAGAAAGTAATCCTTTTATTAACTGCTATCTCAACTTTACTAAATATAATGTTCTCAACTTAAAAGCTTTAAACCCATGTACTCATCTTAAGACTTGATGTCATTTTTTTACGTGTTCTTTcacattaataaaaaaaaaaaacattatagGGTGAAAATCTTATTTGGGAAAAAAAAAATACCTGACAAACTTGTTGGAATCTATTAAGGCATCTTACGTTACACACCCTATATGTTAATTAAAGCATCCGACCCAAAAGGATGTGGTGTAACGGATGAGGCTGTTTTTCctttaaccagaggtctcgggttcgagcccTGGGTACGAAAAAATCCTTGATAGGAAGCGCTTCCCCTTGAATGGGGCCCTATGCGGCACAAGTCTAAATTTAGTCGGGCTCCAATACGGATACCGGACACCTAGTAggacaccaaaaaaaaaattaagcacCCGACATACAATTAAGACCGCATGGCTTCGAACATCTTAAACACGTTTTATTATctaatttagaagaaaaaattATCTCACTATTCTCGAAATGTCGCACCTTGAATCCTATAAATGTACGGTTTAGCTTAGCTCCATCACATATAAACTACTAGCAAGTCCCATAGCAATATGACAAGTGAAAAGAAGAGCAATGCGGCAGACCATTTGGAGCCATGGCGGCAATTGGAAGGCAAAGTGGTTTTTGTCACCGGAGCATCGGCGGGGCTCGGCCGCGAATACTGCCTTGACCTTGCCAGGGCAGGCTGTAAAGTCGTGGTGGCCGCTCGTCGTGCCGATCGATTGAAGTCCCTTTGTGATGAGATCAATGCAATGGCTAATTCAAATATTCAAATTGTTAGAGCTGTAGCTATTGAACTTAATGTTACTGCTGATGGTCCACTCATTGAAGCATCGATACAGAAAGCTTGGGATGCTTTTGGCCACATTGATGTGCTCATTAACAATGCTGGTGTTAGAGGTACGTAGGTTACGTCTAATTTTGCCTACAAAGTGTATGTAATGTTGGTAATTACTAAAACACAAGTTTTGATACTGATGCTGAAGGATCGCAATTAATCCAAACGTATTAATTAGATTGAATGTAAAACGAGAACTTACTTGTTTTTCGTGAAGCGAAAATCTGAAACGAACAACAACGGGAGTTACTGGTCGGTGGTGGTTGTCACGGTGTATTGGAGGAACACTCTATATCACAACTAATTTGGGAGAAGAGAGCTTGGAAAAATACTGTTCAAGGTTCTTCTTTTTTTGTACATTGTAAGTGTACTTGCATAGAAAATATTATGGTTGACTAATAACCATATTGTGCTTTAACGTATTCCTTATGAGTGGACCCAACTTTCCTACGGATACTATGAAGATAGAAGTAATTAATATTATGATTGACTAATAACCCTATTGTGCTTATGAGTGGACCCAACTTTCCTACGGATACTATGAAGATAAAGTCTTTACGACCCAACTTTCCCACGGATAATATGAAgatagaagttttaaaagaaaaataaaagtattttttagCAATAACTTCACTTATCTAAGGAACTAAGGAAAATAAAAGTGTTTTTTAAGTAATAAATTCACTTATCCGAGAACTGTTTTTTTGGCATTTGTATTTGAGAGAAAATGTCAGGCTGTTAAGTCAGTTCCATAGTCAACCTTTTTGCCAATAGTGAACGTTATGCAAGAAATATaatctttattaaaaaaaaaattaggagGAATTAATGAAAGGACATCAATTCAAATCTTGAATTTTTGAAATGAGAAATTTTGGAACCTCCAATCGATAAGACGAAATGAGTAAAAACAAATATCTTTTTGTACTTTTAGATATATATAATCTATACTATTTGTCCTAAAAAGAATGATGGAATTTCTTAGGTTGCTTGACTCCATTATAATTTGATGAATCTACTTTTGATCGATTTTTAATTATAGGTGGATTAAAATCAGCCGTGGATATTTCTGAGGAAGAGTGGCATAACACTTTAAGGACAAATTTGACAGGATCTTGGCTAGTTTCTAAATATGTTGGAAAACACATGCAAGCTGCAAAACGAGGAGGCTCTATTATTAATATTTCATCTATTGGTGGTTTAAATAGAATATCTATGCGAGGGGGTATTGCCTATTCTTCCTCCAAGGCTGCCGTGGATACCATGACGAAGGTCTAATTTTGGAAAATTATCTTaacgaagaaaaatatttttttttaagaaaataagatttatttattttatggaTAAGTCTATAAtatagagaagaaaaaaaatataatattaaaaaagataataatttaaaaggtaaaataggtatttggctacaaaaagtttgagaaatctagTTGATTGACCTTTTGAGTGCTATAAAAATAGTAAAGTAACTTTTTCTGTTGCAAACAAAAGAAACACAATTTtactaaataattttaaatagttAAGTGACCATT contains:
- the LOC107802138 gene encoding uncharacterized protein LOC107802138: MTSEKKSNAADHLEPWRQLEGKVVFVTGASAGLGREYCLDLARAGCKVVVAARRADRLKSLCDEINAMANSNIQIVRAVAIELNVTADGPLIEASIQKAWDAFGHIDVLINNAGVRGGLKSAVDISEEEWHNTLRTNLTGSWLVSKYVGKHMQAAKRGGSIINISSIGGLNRISMRGGIAYSSSKAAVDTMTKVMAYELGEHNIRVNAIAPGIFKSEITEKLLQKDWLKNVATRSVPLKTFGTTNPGLTSLVRYLVHDSSNYVSGNIFIVDSGYTLPGIPIFSSL